tttcaatgtgccaatgatttcatctacttacctgtagacgaggataGCCAGGCAGAAAGGTCTGCAGCCTTCAGCGCCACCACTcacttccctagagtgcaaggggtgatcgatagTATTCATgcagccattagagctccctgggaccagcctgctgtctttgttaaTCGCAAAgacttccactctttaaatgtgcaactggtttgtgaccacaggagaagaattatGAATGTCTCTGCACatttcccaggcagctgtcatgactcctacattttgaggaactctcaGCTGCCACCAGTTTTCGAGGAAGCAGCTGACGTGgacagatggatcctgggtgacaagggttacccactttgcacatggttgatgacaccagtacaccatccccaaagcactgctgaaaagaggtacaatgttgctcatacatccaccagagccatcattgaccaCTCCATTggaatgctgaaaatgcgattccctTTCCTTGACCAGTCAGGAAGGGCTCCTCAGTATGCGCCACAGACAGTGGcatgaataatcattgtctgctgtgtcttgcacaaccttgccattagacgcggcaacattctgcaggcggaggaacaggaggaacatctgtcctcctcagatgaggatgacgatGAAGAGGgtaaggaggaggacaacaatgacaacgatCCTGTCATCGATATGagagccatggagagacatgcaatggACATCAGGGAGAAACtaatttatgcacgtttcagccaacaataagacacatcatcaaggaatgttgggaggagacacataacaattccccacagaaattcccttttacaTGTGGTCTTATTCATCCCTGTAATCTTAATGAAACATGGCTGCACttacatgtga
This window of the Heterodontus francisci isolate sHetFra1 chromosome 27, sHetFra1.hap1, whole genome shotgun sequence genome carries:
- the LOC137384935 gene encoding putative nuclease HARBI1, which encodes MPYHFVEKVVQKNTFDHQSIEQWSTQNVLKALRETEMVDPESTGDICGISQSATHRCIKEVTNALFQCANDFIYLPVDEDSQAERSAAFSATTHFPRVQGVIDSIHAAIRAPWDQPAVFVNRKDFHSLNVQLVCDHRRRIMNVSAHFPGSCHDSYILRNSQLPPVFEEAADVDRWILGDKGYPLCTWLMTPVHHPQSTAEKRYNVAHTSTRAIIDHSIGMLKMRFPFLDQRGNILQAEEQEEHLSSSDEDDDEEGKEEDNNDNDPVIDMRAMERHAMDIREKLIYARFSQQ